A stretch of DNA from Carassius carassius chromosome 22, fCarCar2.1, whole genome shotgun sequence:
GGAGAGTGATGAATCACTTCGACTGTGGTCACTCGCAGCTGAAGTTCCTCATTATCTTATTGAGAGAGCTCCAACCGAAGAGCCATTAAATCAGTATCTGGACTTCACTTACGGGAGACTTTAATGATGATGCAGGTCTGCGCTTTGACACAAGTAAATGAATAATCCTGGAGCAATGCCCAagcgtgataaaaaaaaaaaagctgaagacTTCAAACCATCACCTTCTGCCTTCTGGTAACCTCTAATAAACTACAAGACTGACTCCAGACCAGTACAGGGGTTTCATATAACTCAGCTTGTAAGCAGAACTAAGTGAACACCGTCATACCAGTCATTCTGCTAAAGCCAGCTGGATTTTCTAACTGACTGAACTCAAAGCAGCTCTATGTCATGTACGTAGGCAGAGTCGTGCTGCTCACAAAAGGAAGCTCTGTGTCCAACTGTTGCAGCTGACTGCCTGCTTTGCTAATGTGTGACTACGCTTTGCTTGGAGAGATATCGCTAGCTGACAATGGCACTGTTCTGAGACCTCAGCAGAGAAGAGCAGCTCCATGCTGACGTCAGAAGACAACCCAAGCCTCACCCCAACTGAAAAACTGGGGAAAGATCATGCCCATATACAGCCTACTGAATGTAGCTTTacctaagattaaaaaaaaatatatattttaataaatattaaggtttttatttaaGGTTTAATTTTAAGGTTAtgagattttagatttttttttgtagcataGTACGTTAAGGCAGGCCTTCTTTTCCATCTTTAAGTCATGCTCACCTCATTGACGTTAATCTTGGACTTTGCAGAGGACTCCAGGAAAGCACAGCTGTTCCACTGACGGGCGAGATTCTGGCCCTGTTCCTTCCCGACCACCCTCTCGTCTTCCAGATCACACTTATTACCCACCAGGATCATCggcacctgaaaaaaaaaaaaaaatacacttacttTCAAGAATCATTTAAGGATGCCTTGTAGAAATCAAGTGATAATACAATGGTTTAGGGATTAGAACAAATAAGTCATTGTCTGTTTGAGAAGAGCCAATTCATTTGCATTTTTCAGCACACCACTAAGAAGTAATAAAGCAACCGATTcgattataataaagaaaaaaaacagcagttaaaatataaatttccaTGGTCACCATTTCCATGCGTCTCTATATGTTTTTCATCTAGGGAGCTATTTAGAGGCATTAGCTGAAACGGTGTTGCTATATTAGCAGAAATCATTCTTAGGGGGCCACAGTTGTCGTGATTCCTTAACTGAAaaagatacagtaaaaaaagtGATGGACAAAACCCCTTTGGTCATTCCGAGGCTCTAGATGCATTTATATTTGCATACAACTCCATAAACGCAGCTAAAAACTCCCACATAACTCTCAGTTTTTCAACCGAGAGTCCAGATCTTATAGCGGAAGTGAAACTATAAGACACAGCATTtgcatttttgttgttttcagcAGATACTTTCAAACCAACAAGGAAACTGACATATTGTGTAAACGATAAAAAAACCAAAGCAAGTAGCCCAGGCAGAATAAATAACTGAAACGTCCTGTGTTAAATCAGCTGAGCTGAGGAAGTGGACAGATATAGTGCGGGTCAACTGAGGTCATCACACTATCATCTTTCTCAGAAACCGTTTAAACTgagttctctcacacacacacacacacacctttcacACGGATTCATTTCCTCTCAACAAACTTGGCCGTAATTCAATATAAGCCTAGTGACAAAAAACACTACATCTGAAGGCACGTTCTCACATACTGTAGTTATTTTTGCAAAAGGAAGTCGATCATTTTCAATTAAAGTTGTTGATTTTTAGCGAGTATGATTacgttaatgttaatttcatatggttttgcaaacaaaaaaatcGGATCATCATTATCCCTATTTCTAGAACATCATCCAGAACTGTCAAACAGAGAGAGGTTGACTAAAAGAGAAAAACTCTGTACTCATGTCAACAAAGACGAGCCTCTTCACAGCTGAAAGGTCACCCTTATTGACGATGGCAAGCATGAGGGCTCAGGGTGGGTGTGAGAAACCACAGGGTGAGATGAAAGGTAAAGGCAGGGCAGACAGTTTGAGATTCTGTAGTGGAAATGGAGTGCTGGACAAGACTCACATCATCAGTGTCTTTGACCCGCAGAATCTGTTCTCTCAAATCCTGCAGATCATTGAAGGTGGACTGTGCTGTTATGGAGTATACTAGTGCAAAGCCCTGGCCGTTCTTCATGTACAGGTCCCTCATGGCTGTGAATTGTTCCTGAGTGGGAGAGAAAGAGGAGGTGAAGTGAGGAAGTGTTCAGATAGTGTATGGAGAAGTTGAGTTACCGAcagacaatttaaaaaaaaaatctaaaaaatgctTCAAAACATTCATAGTGAGCACAGAGCACTTTTTTGTGAAGAATCACTCTCCAAACATGTGGTTCTAAATGAACTTTGACTCAGATATGAGCTACATGTCAATTGATCCGGATAAGGTGTGAAGTTAATAAGGCCAGAGGCACTTTCGAAGTATAACTTTGTTTAGTAGTGTGTTGAATGTGGTCAGAGCTTCTGAAACCCGTGGAGACTGAAGATGGCTGTTAAAAGTAACGTGTGATATATCTAGTAAAAGAAGACTATGGAGGAGAATGATGATTTTTAGAGTCCCATTAAATGTGCTAGTGAGTGGGCACGAGCTCAGGATTTGTGGGGGAGAAATCCACACAAAACAAACTCAAAAGAATTGTATAGTCTCGCTttcttccatgaagatatttttaaaatgttctgatcctttttggagcttgaaagcTGCTGGTCACAATTTACTTTGATTACAAGAAAAAGAGCATCATGATCATTCTTCCAAACATCTTTTCCATAGATTAAACAAAGTCATACAAGCTCAATATGAAGGTGAGTGAATGTTCATTTTAACAGCCGTAATACTTGTATGGCATTTGCAGTTTATTCAGCATTACACAACAAGTCATTGACTTTGTGGTTTCAACTCACCCACTTTCAGGATTTAATTAAGTTTGAGTTTTGGAGTCTCCTTTTTTGCAACTAGCACTAGATTGAATACTACTTTGACCATTTCAGATCAAGTGCCAGTCCTACTGTACAAAAACTGTAGCCAATTTGTAGTTTACAGCTCTGACAGGAATATTCTCAGCTTTTTTGGCTCCGTTTCATTTGACCGTGACTCCATTCTGGGGCAGAGAGCCCAAGGACAACATTCACCATCTGTCACCACAACTCATTGTAAAACAGGGGCTCGTGGAACTGGAAATATTCCCTTATGACCCATAGGGCTGAAAATCGCTCTCTAATCTCCTGCACCTGCATGAGACGAGGATGACCACGAGGATGCACATGCACACGCTTATTTATCATTTAACTTACAGTAGGGGGAGACCGGGGGCAAATGTAACACACTTAGCTGTGCTACGGACTGATTTACATTGTGAGAAAGTTTcaacaactacaaaaaaaatctgattttaaaatgtttttgaataaagttttaatGCCATTGAATTCAAACCATCCA
This window harbors:
- the rap1b gene encoding ras-related protein Rap-1b, with product MREYKLVVLGSGGVGKSALTVQFVQGIFVEKYDPTIEDSYRKQVEVDGQQCMLEILDTAGTEQFTAMRDLYMKNGQGFALVYSITAQSTFNDLQDLREQILRVKDTDDVPMILVGNKCDLEDERVVGKEQGQNLARQWNSCAFLESSAKSKINVNEIFYDLVRQINRKTPVPGKARKKSTCQLL